Proteins encoded in a region of the Phacochoerus africanus isolate WHEZ1 chromosome 8, ROS_Pafr_v1, whole genome shotgun sequence genome:
- the SCNN1D gene encoding amiloride-sensitive sodium channel subunit delta: MPPVAGRQGWEWKSYSPVVGRALGGGQAGALLRLTSPTQAGASAQAAGGGPGAGRCPQPLPPPPSEEERREGLVELHASFRELVTFFCTNATIHGTIRLVCSSQNRLKTATWALLLAGALGVLYWQFGLLFQQYWRYPVVMAVSVHSERKLFPSVTLCDMNPHRPRPARRHLRALDDFARENIYSLYGFNFSESEEDPGAEAPGFEPAFQLDRGIRLQRLSPLGGQNRVGFRLCNRTGGDCVHRAYSSGVTAAQEWYRFHYVNILALLPNAPEDSHRSHGGHLVSSCRYDGQDCQAGHFQTSHHPTYGSCYTFHGIWAAQHPGITHGISLVLRAELQDHLPLLFTEAGIKVLIHRHDQTPFLEHQGFSIRPGTETTIGIREDEVHRLGSPYGHCTHSAGSVDVRLLYEASYTKQACLVSCFQQLMVDTCSCGYYLYPLPAGAEYCSYTRHPAWGHCFYRLYQDLETHRLPCASRCPRPCRESSYKLTAGVSRWPSSKSADWIPAVLDRPGGRRSPSPRSRLAKVNIFYRELNYRTVDEMPVYSVPQLLSAMGSLWSLWFGSSVLSVLEVLELLLDATALTLLLCCRQLHRARGQPGAAPGEPTPSERPTCCPAAAGMTSNAQGPSWPRFP, translated from the exons ATGCCACCAGTGGCTGGGAGACAAGGCTGGGAATGGAAGTCCTACAGCCCCGTGGTGGGCAGGGCGCTGGGGGGGGGTCAGGCTGGGGCCCTGCTGAGGCTCACTTCTCCGACACAGGCTGGAGCCTCAGCCCAAGCAGCTGGCGGGGGGCCCGGGGCCGGAAGGTGCCCCCAGCCACTGCCACCGCCACCGTCAGAGGAGGAACGCAGGGAGGGGCTTGTGGAGCTGCACGCGTCCTTCAGGGAGCTGGTCACCTTCTTCTGCACCAACGCCACCATCCACGGCACCATCCGCCTCGTCTGCTCCAGCCAGAACCGCCTCAAGACTGCGACCTGGGCACTGCTGCTCGCGGGCGCTCTGGGTGTGCTCTACTGGCAGTTCGGGCTCCTCTTCCAGCAGTACTGGCGCTACCCAGTGGTCATGGCGGTGTCAGTGCACTCGGAGCGAAAGCTCTTCCCATCGGTCACCCTGTGTGACATGAACCCACATAG ACCGCGGCCGGCCCGCCGCCATCTGCGGGCGCTGGACGACTTTGCCCGGGAGAACATCTACTCCCTTTATGGGTTCAACTTCAGCGAGAGCGAGGAGGACCCCGGGGCCGAGGCCCCGGGCTTCGAGCCTGCCTTCCAGCTGGACCGCGGGATCCGCCTGCAGAGGCTGAGCCCCCTCGGCGGCCAGAACAGGGTGGGCTTCCGACTG tgtaaCCGCACCGGCGGCGACTGCGTGCACCGAGCCTACTCCTCCGGCGTGACGGCCGCGCAGGAGTGGTACCGCTTCCACTACGTGAACATCCTGGCCCTGCTGCCCAACGCCCCCGAGGACAGCCACCGCAGCCACGGCGGTCACTTGGTCTCCTCCTGCCGCTACGACGGCCAGGACTGCCAGGCCGG GCACTTCCAGACGTCCCACCACCCCACCTACGGCAGCTGCTACACCTTCCACGGTATCTGGGCCGCGCAGCACCCAGGCATCACCCACG GGATCAGCCTGGTCCTCAGGGCTGAGCTGCAGGACCACCTCCCTCTACTGTTCACGGAGGCCGGGATCAAGGTGCTGATCCACAGGCATGACCAGACACCCTTCCTGGAGCACCAGGGCTTCAGTATCCGGCCGGGGACAGAGACCACCATTGGCATCCGAGAG GACGAGGTGCACCGGCTTGGGAGCCCCTATGGGCACTGCACCCACAGCGCAGGCAGCGTGGACGTGCGTCTGCTGTACGAGGCCTCCTACACCAAGCAG GCCTGCCTGGTCTCCTGCTTCCAACAGCTGATGGTGGACACCTGCTCCTGCGGCTACTACCTCTACCCCCTGCCGGCAGGGGCTGAGTACTGCAGCTACACGCGGCACCCGGCCTGGG GCCACTGCTTCTACCGCCTCTATCAGGACCTGGAGACCCACCGGCTTCCCTGCGCCTCTCGCTGCCCCAGGCCTTGCAG GGAGTCCTCCTACAAGCTCACTGCCGGGGTCTCCAGGTGGCCTTCCTCCAAGTCAGCC GACTGGATCCCGGCTGTGCTGGACAGGCCAGGTGGCCGCcggagccccagccccag GAGCAGACTTGCCAAGGTGAACATCTTCTACCGGGAGCTCAACTACCGCACGGTGGACGAGATGCCTGTTTACTCG GTGCCACAGCTGCTCTCGGCCATGGGCAGCCTCTGGAGCCTGTGGTTCGGTTCCTCCGTCCTCTCTGTCCTGGAGGTGCTGGAGCTGCTGCTAGACGCCACGGCCCTCACCCTGCTGCTGTGCTGCCGCCAGCTCCACAGGGCTCGGGGCCAGCCGGGTGCAGCCCCAGGGGAGCCCACTCCAAGCGAGAGACCAACCTGTTGCCCGGCAGCTGCAGGCATGACATCAAATGCCCAAGGGCCTAGCTGGCCCCGCTTCCCGTGA